A genomic segment from Gadus morhua chromosome 4, gadMor3.0, whole genome shotgun sequence encodes:
- the fgfr1b gene encoding fibroblast growth factor receptor 1b, giving the protein MSLLCSRLPLPWLLLVLLMLLSSGIQSRPVSPEEEATDSVTSSEDKDEDIDESSSEESMPSNEISTSIENTALAGAPQWLRKMQKRHSTVPANGTARFRCRATGNPRPTMHWYRDGQDLARDQRAAGFKVLEESWSLTLESVGPSDGGSYTCVVKNEYGSLNHTYVLDVIAPNAILPMPLAVLPSNQTAVVGSDVRFICRVSGNPRPDVLWFKHIAGTGSTEGLEGIPYVRVLKTGSLVGDAEVLLLRNVSEDDAGPYTCMAGAASHSAWLAVAAHPAPSPSIPLSSLDIILYCSAFFVIVTLAAIATVCHLYCAPRKKAVADIHPAFLGLDKSLHLAKQVSLDSTSSQLGLTHRSLGTVPSLPYLNKGSEPQFSYDSAWELHRDRLTLGKGLGEGCFGQVVLAEVVGLEKSRPTRVTKVAVKMLKADGTERDLCDLASEMQMMKMVGRHKNIINLLGACTQEGPLYVVVEYASRGNLRDYLRSRRPEGQEYCSGPWKVALGGVGVSELVSGAYQVARGMAYLASKKCIHRDLAARNVLVTEDEVMKIADFGLARDVHHIDYYKKTTNGRLPVKWMAPEALFDRVYTHQSDVWSFGVLLWEMFTLGGSPYPGVPVEELFKLLREGHRMERPSSCTAELYGLMTACWRSGPSQRPTFHQLVLDLDHTLSQITNKEYLDLSAPGVQCSPAMPDDGSSSWA; this is encoded by the exons atgtctctcctctgttcccgtctgccgttgccatggttactgctagtcctcctcatgctcctctcCTCCGGGATTCAATCCAGGCCAGTCTCCCCTGAAGAAGAAgcaa CTGACAGTGTGACATCATCTGAAGATAAGGATGAAGACATAGATGAGTCTTCCTCAGAGGAATCCATGCCATCCAATGAGATATCAACCAGCATTGAAAATACTGCAC tagCCGGGGCCCCCCAGTGGCTCAGGAAGATGCAGAAGCGCCACAGCACCGTCCCTGCCAACGGCACCGCCCGGTTCAGGTGTCGGGCCACGGGGAACCCcagacccacaatgcactggtACCGGGATGGGCAGGACCTGGCTCGAGACCAAAGAGCTGCAGGGTTTAAG GTGTTGGAGGAGTCGTGGTCGCTGACCCTGGAGTCTGTGGGTCCGTCCGACGGAGGCAGCTACACCTGTGTGGTGAAGAACGAGTACGGCAGTCTGAACCACACCTACGTGCTGGACGTAATCG CGCCAAATGCAATCCTTCCCATGCCATTGGCGGTTCTCCCGTCCAATCAAACGGCGGTCGTCGGTAGCGACGTGAGGTTTATCTGCAGGGTGTCCGGGAACCCCCGCCCAGACGTCCTGTGGTTCAAACACATCGCCGGGACCGGCAGCACGGAGGGCCTGGAGGGCATCCCTTATGTCCGCGTGCTGAAG ACGGGCTCGCTGGTGGGGGACGCCgaggtgctgctgctgaggaACGTGAGTGAGGACGACGCGGGGCCCTACACCTGCATGGCCGGGGCCGCCAGCCACTCCGCCTGGCTGGCCGTCGCTGCCC atcccgccccctccccctctattcCCCTGTCCTCATTGGACATCATCCTCTATTGCTCCGCCTTCTTCGTCATCGTCACCCTGGCGGCCATAGCAACGGTCTGCCACTTGTACTGCGCTCCGAGGAAGAAGGCGGTTGCCGACATTCACCCGGCGTTCCTGGGCTTGGACAAGAGTCTGCACCTGGCCAAACAG GTGTCCCTGGACTCGACTTCCTCCCAGCTCGGTCTGACCCATCGCTCTCTCGGGACCGTCCCGTCTCTCCCTTACCTGAACAAGGGGTCGGAGCCCCAGTTCTCCTACGACTCGGCTTGGGAGCTCCATCGAGACAG gctgACCCTGGGTAAAGGCCTTGGCGAGGGCTGTTTTGGGCAGGTGGTGCTGGCGGAGGTGGTGGGCCTGGAGAAGAGCCGTCCCACACGCGTCACCAAGGTGGCGGTGAAGATGCTCAAAG CGGACGGGACAGAGAGGGACCTGTGTGACCTGGCCTCCGAGATGCAGATGATGAAGATGGTCGGCAGACACAAGAACATCATCAACCTGCTGGGAGCCTGCACCCAGGAGG GTCCTCTGTACGTGGTGGTGGAGTACGCGTCCCGGGGGAACCTCCGGGACTACCTGCGCTCCCGCCGGCCCGAGGGCCAGGAGTACTGCAGCGGGCCCTGGAAGGTGGCCCTGGGCGGGGTGGGGGTCTCGGAGCTGGTCTCCGGGGCCTACCAGGTGGCCCGGGGCATGGCCTACCTGGCCTCCAAGAAG tGTATTCACAGAGACCTGGCGGCACGCAACGTGCTGGTCACAGAGGACGAGGTGATGAAGATCGCTGACTTCGGCCTGGCTAGAGACGTGCACCACATCGACTACTACAAGAAGACCACCAAC GGACGATTGCCTGTGAAGTGGATGGCGCCAGAGGCTCTGTTTGACCGTGTATACACACACCAGAGTGACGT CTGGTCCTTCGGGGTGCTGCTGTGGGAGATGTTCACCCTGGGGGGCTCCCCCTACCCGGGGGTCCCTGTGGAGGAGCTCTTCAAGCTGCTGAGGGAGGGCCACCGCATGGAGAGACCCTCCTCCTGCACCGCGGAGCT GTATGGTCTGATGACAGCCTGCTGGCGCTCTGGTCCATCCCAGAGACCCACCTTCCACCAGCTGGTTCTGGACCTGGACCACACACTGTCCCAGATCACCAACAAG gAGTACCTGGATCTGTCGGCTCCTGGGGTTCAGTGTTCTCCAGCGATGCCCGATGACGGCAGCTCCTCCTGGGCTTGA